Proteins encoded together in one Monomorium pharaonis isolate MP-MQ-018 chromosome 8, ASM1337386v2, whole genome shotgun sequence window:
- the LOC105840217 gene encoding dynein light chain roadblock-type 2 has protein sequence MAQEVEETMKRIQSHKGVVGTIVVNAEGIPIKSTLDNTTTVQYAGLISQLSDKARSVVRDLDPTNDLTFLRIRSKKHEIMVAPDKEFILIVVQNPVD, from the exons ATG gCACAAGAAGTGGAGGAAACTATGAAACGGATTCAGTCTCACAAGGGAGTAGTTGGAACAATTGTAGTAAATGCAGAAG GCATTCCAATAAAATCAACATTAGATAATACAACAACAGTGCAGTATGCAGGTTTGATAAGTCAATTGTCAGACAAAGCTCGTTCTGTTGTGCGCGACTTGGATCCAACCAATGATTTAACTTTTCTACGTATTCGTAGCAAAAAGCATGAAATTATGGTTGCGCCGGACAaggaatttatattaatagtagtGCAAAATCCTGTTGATTGA
- the LOC105834089 gene encoding uncharacterized protein LOC105834089 has protein sequence MERVIPMSWLNQILLVFSISAAILSLVIQGWVDFTPLPIYVSISWAIFVTIISIWLSCYLLRLTLKANSPIAIEFMNKWICKKLVDQLSLDCSVDENESIELTRKGDNENQKNSNSTQKDSVKCKNDDSCKKENSLTRRKKLNVIEMTQEINAKYIEIWYKNISNDKSFPDEAQNLLIKFLTRLVWKASLIDKIKLTNKLASVLLLHLKEYRRALRRVEKGTAVNVEEAYKYLHPGSRSTSTLEHMLHRLVTVLAQEFLQWELTSSLPCKLLLSILAKKLLTTIDIISSPDWLIENLLRLLEAPTNEVTPVKQNINGTITVALSDGITSATAAVIPQQLPKSLSKSSLSTATTSEDKNTALMTAPEKPTLCLEGLSTEHRGLWGDSITDTDLDLEEDKISPVYEEPTDFATTIARLRSLLQQKSTATTPLHAEEKSYVIYEGSQFTNLSIPWTEFHTATDGSQQLYYCIQFDDVEQRGMDLFETTTATVKRQYADFVQLHLSLEEIPTLASIMSELVLPEGGRIELEMYLKTLCTRLATECPPQLRHFLRPSSSASKKADAVAPRLDRFLAKTVTGVFNTLKTVVPGFELDQEEDASPPPTLMPLSDIPWRFVEDIKSKSLACELQQLIAERTEYCTVDTAYEAVDSIEASGDSELLDCWWETINTSYDDEIDELDSNLTLTCTTVDLICELLAGIASNNTLQQEAVVRWTKLLLGNISEPILQKIIWSFYSLSGSPLNWDTSHNITSQNSAQLRDKLLCVLKKKISYNIKLIFGEDDAYKALNYLLSSYEIKRINLDLNMQMLDALVSELLISCKTNYDAAN, from the exons ATGGAAAGAGTTATACCAATGAGTTGGTTGAATCAAATATTGCTAGTCTTTAGTATATCAGCTGCAATATTGTCCTTGGTTATACAAGGGTGGGTAGATTTTACACCTCTGCCAATATACGTTTCTATCTCCTGGGCTATATTTGTCACAATTATATCCATATGGCTGAGTTGCTACTTGTTACGTCTAACACTAAAAGCCAACAGTCCGATTGCTATAGAATTTATGAACAAGTGGATATGCAAGAAACTAGTGGATCAACTGAGTTTAGATTGTTCAGTAGATGAGAATGAAAGTATAGAGCTCACTCGCAAAGGTGATAATGAAAACCAAAAAAACTCAAATTCCACACAAAAGGATAGTGTTAAGTGCAAGAATGATGATTCCTGTAAGAAAGAGAACTCTTtgacaagaagaaaaaagctGAATGTAATAGAAATGACACAAGAGATTAATGCAAAGTATATAGAAATttggtataaaaatataagtaatgaCAAGTCATTCCCTGATGAGGCGCAGAACTTGTTGATCAAGTTCTTGACCAGGCTTGTCTGGAAAGCCAGTCTAATAGATAAGATAAAGCTTACTAATAAATTGGCAAGTGTGTTACTGTTACACCTAAAGGAATATCGTAG GGCATTACGTAGAGTCGAGAAAGGTACTGCAGTGAATGTGGAGGAGgcatacaaatatttacacCCTGGTTCTCGCAGTACATCAACATTGGAGCACATGTTACATCGTTTGGTTACTGTCCTGGCACAAGAGTTTTTACAGTGGGAATTAACTAGTTCGTTACCATGTAAACTTTTGTTATCTATTTTAGCAAAGAAACTCTTAACAACAATAGACATAATCAGCTCCCCAGATTGGTTGATCGAGAATTTGTTAAGATTATTAGAAGCTCCAACAAATGAAGTCACTCCagttaaacaaaatatcaat GGTACCATAACTGTTGCTTTAAGTGATGGTATCACATCCGCGACAGCGGCTGTAATCCCACAGCAATTGCCAAAATCTTTATCCAAGTCTAGTCTATCCACAGCTACTACGAGTGAAGACAAGAATACAGCTTTAATGACAGCTCCAGAAAAACCAACTCTATGTCTGGAAGGTCTCTCTACAGAGCATAGAGGCCTGTGGGGAGACAGCATAACGGACACAGATCTGGATCTGGAAGAAGATAAGATATCACCGGTGTATGAAGAACCAACGGATTTCGCTACGACTATCGCTAGGCTTAGAAGTCTATTACAACAGAAATCTACAGCGACCACACCACT ACATGCTGAAGAAAAATCCTATGTAATATACGAAGGCAGCCAATTTACGAATTTATCAATTCCTTGGACTGAGTTCCACACCGCGACGGATGGCTCACAGCAACTGTATTACTGCATACAATTTGACGATGTCGAGCAACGTGGAATGGATCTATTCGAAACAACCACTGCTACAGTCAAAAGGCAGTATGCAGATTTTGTTCAGTTGCATCTTAGTTTGGAAGAA ATTCCAACGTTAGCAAGTATTATGTCGGAACTAGTGTTACCTGAAGGTGGCCGAATTGAATtagaaatgtatttgaaaacgTTGTGTACGCGATTGGCGACTGAATGTCCGCCGCAACTGCGTCATTTTCTTCGTCCTAGTAGCAGTGCAAGCAAGAAAGCCGACGCGGTAGCACCTCGTTTGGATCGATTTTTAGCAAAGACCGTAACTGGTGTCTTTAACACATTGAAAACCGTTGTACCAGGTTTTGAATTAGATCAAGAAGAAGATGCTTCTCCTCCGCCTACTCTAATGCCTTTGTCTGACATACCCTGGAGATTTGTTGAGGATATAAAGTCG AAAAGTCTTGCTTGTGAACTTCAGCAATTGATTGCGGAAAGAACTGAGTACTGTACGGTAGACACAGCTTATGAGGCAGTTGACTCAATAGAAGCTAGTGGCGATTCAGAGTTACTGGATTGTTGGTGGGAGACTATTAATACTTCATATGATg ATGAAATAGACGAGTTAGATTCCAATTTAACACTGACATGTACGACGGTAGATTTGATTTGTGAGCTTCTAGCAGGTATTGCTAgtaataatacattacaaCAAGAAGCGGTTGTTAGATGGACCAAATTGCTACTTGGAAACATTTCAGAGCCAATCCTGCAG aaaattatttggTCATTTTACTCTCTAAGCGGTTCTCCGTTAAATTGGGATACGTCACATAACATCACAAGTCAGAATAGTGCACAGTTGAGGGATAAATTACTATgtgtattaaagaaaaagatatcgTACAATATCAAATTGATATTCGGCGAGGATGACGCGTACAAGGCTCTGAACTATCTGTTAAGTTCATATGAAATCAAAAGgattaatttagatttaaacaTGCAAATGTTGGATGCATTAGTATCGGAACTATTAATTTCCTGTAAAACAAATTACGATGccgcaaattaa
- the LOC105840215 gene encoding NAD(P)H-hydrate epimerase: MLQVVSRIVKRIECSVVDKSVISFARKYYNRMARYLNQSEAINIDKELFEKYRFSVDQLMELAGQSCAVAIVGSYPPSPEDSSRNKVLVCCGPGNNGGDGLVCARHLKHFGYSPEIYYPKKTCNALYERLLHQCIENGIPVLENRRVEEATDSAALLNDYAVVVDALLGFSFKPPVREPFVRIIDLLKYTSVPICSIDIPSGWDVESGPPAEGGIMPQMLISLTAPKMCASKFDGRFHYLGGRFVPEKLESQYKLNLPKYVGTDLVVRLH; the protein is encoded by the coding sequence ATGCTACAAGTCGTATCGCGGATCGTCAAGCGGATCGAGTGTTCTGTAGTTGACAAATCGGTGATCTCGTTCGCGAGAAAATATTACAACAGGATGGCAAGGTATTTAAATCAGTCGGAGGCTATTAACATCGACAAAGAGTTGTTTGAAAAGTACAGATTTAGCGTCGACCAGCTGATGGAGCTGGCCGGGCAGAGTTGCGCCGTCGCGATTGTGGGGTCCTATCCGCCATCTCCAGAGGACTCCTCAAGGAACAAAGTGCTAGTGTGCTGCGGACCCGGCAACAATGGTGGCGATGGTCTGGTTTGCGCGAGGCACCTCAAGCACTTTGGATACTCGCCGGAGATCTACTACCCAAAGAAGACCTGCAACGCGTTGTACGAGAGGCTGTTGCATCAATGCATCGAGAATGGTATTCCCGTGCTAGAAAATCGGCGCGTTGAAGAGGCGACTGATTCTGCGGCTCTTCTGAATGACTACGCCGTCGTGGTAGATGCCCTTCTGGGATTCAGTTTCAAGCCACCAGTGAGAGAGCCGTTCGTCCGTATCATTGACCTGCTGAAATACACGAGTGTTCCTATTTGCAGCATTGACATACCGTCAGGCTGGGACGTGGAGAGTGGCCCACCCGCGGAGGGTGGCATAATGCCGCAAATGCTGATATCCTTGACGGCACCGAAGATGTGCGCGTCCAAGTTTGATGGGAGATTTCACTATCTGGGTGGACGGTTTGTGCCTGAGAAGTTGGAATCGCAGTACAAACTCAATCTACCCAAATACGTTGGCACGGACTTGGTCGTTCGGCTACATTGA
- the LOC105840218 gene encoding XK-related protein 6, whose translation MEEENHKRRPFHLASVFPGIHLDVDVVDVPTDTPSISRLDIFFLTCSIVMHLVDMGFDYNIAIRYYLGGKITYFVWTVCLILIPSLINVVISRRMQHQDKQMMCSGTSDTLNDYKMTRLLIKNGLYCMVAIFLQLAPVIHYWETLKCALKARKCTKSGDRVSERRYYLRMLKEDQDVALLRVFECFLEAAPQQVLQLSLMLKHYHNEINFEFVHQVASIVSSLTSMGWAMASYHRSIRLAQQNKSNIDVIGTVLQFLWHFCITVARILSLSVIASIWPLYTVICCLIHWVIMTMCILIECHGILEFCRVHSRPPHMLPTFKERIYSILFTTVIGVIHIFIYLNTVDSNTFWKHLCFYVLCFAENIASTLLWRYTSPPEVKEAWYFNVFFIICIVSFFLGVIAMIMYYTIFHPSKKQRVSSSLQAM comes from the exons ATGGAAGAGGAAAATCATAAACGTCGTCCTTTTCACCTTGCCAGCGTGTTTCCAGGCATCCATCTCGATGTTGATGTTGTTGACGTGCCAACGGACACCCCCAGCATTTCTAGATTAGATATCTTCTTTCTGACCTGCTCCATAGTTATGCATCTAGTGGACATGGGTTTCGATTATAATATCGCCATTCGATACTATTTGGGTGGAAAAATAACGTATTTTGTTTGGACAGTGTGCCTCATACTCATTCCTTCTCTAATAAATGTTGTCATCAGCAGGAGGATGCAGCATCAAGATAAACAAATG ATGTGTTCTGGTACATCAGATACATTGAACGATTATAAAATGACACGTTTGTTAATTAAGAATGGATTGTATTGTATGGTTGCTATTTTCTTGCAACTAGCACCAGTTATACATTACTGGGAAACCTTAAAGTGTGCCCTAAAAGCACgtaaatgtacaaaatctgGGGACCGTGTTAGTGAAAGGAGATATTACTTAAGAATGCTCAAGGAGGATCAAGATGTCGCTTTGCTAAGAGTATTTGAATGTTTCCTTGAAGCTGCACCGCAGCAAGTTCTACAGTTATCACTGATGCTGAAACATTAtcacaatgaaattaattttgaat tTGTACACCAAGTAGCTAGTATTGTCAGCTCACTCACAAGTATGGGCTGGGCAATGGCCAGCTACCATCGTAGCATTCGATTAGCTCAGCAAAATAAGTCTAATATTGATGTTATAGGAACTGTATTACAATTTCTGTGGCACTTTTGCATTACAG TGGCAAGAATCTTATCTCTCAGTGTTATTGCGAGTATCTGGCCTCTATATACCGTGATCTGTTGCCTCATACATTGGGTAATTATGACAATGTGCATTTTGATCGAATGTCATGGGATACTAGAATTTTGTCGGGTTCACAGTCGCCCACCGCATATGCTGCCAACGTTTAAAGAGCGCATTTATTCCATATTATTTACTACAGTTATTGGCGtaattcacatttttatatatctaaatacCGTAGATAGTAATACATTTTGGAAACATCTGTGTTTCTATGTGCTTTGCTTCGCAGAAAATATTGCCTCGACTCTATTATGGCGCTATACCAGTCCTCCTGAAGTTAAAGAGGCTTGGTACTTTAatgtattctttattatttgcatTGTTTCCTTTTTCCTAGGAGTTATAGCGATGATAATGTACTATACCATATTTCATCCCTCCAAAAAGCAACGTGTTTCGAGTTCACTTCAAGCCATgtga
- the LOC105840214 gene encoding anaphase-promoting complex subunit 5, with product MSMNDNRLYMMNDIFNGMSKEFVTVDGNVRKIQKETLTPYKVATVILIKEYCNDTTREITERRNFCLASLKLIQSADMELDALLNMLYEPEYALHRFADRLEINLDAIHEKGIDELLDLFDNLRRLMESKDHALALPALSRNSVLGLYVRRMLIFFEKLAFDQVVALYNDMEKYVVKKIDLDSSDISTISKQEDFGPDNKVKTIWGGRQAELLVAQQAHALQTDEHKALPPVELQTLVQDLLKSNPYNADAHYLSYLNCIRVNDFCGAIDSLYHCFDRLAPLENRSTSEDRSRTFRYAALNLAVLHAQFNHKKVAQYALKEAVKLAQEAGDNVCLQLAHSWMSYLTSKENKGPLIERSVGKASLLGITHTTGLSLISHAHSYALEAKNPHQVFDILMKSDMLNCQHSMSDLMSITFGEKAALWAYYGKTEMASLCAQLLLLHNTGDKKQHMFNGPSTCQAIVTVANMLIEFGEYSLAEVVLTHAKERFPNSPCNQIWMLSEQLHIFTQLLRQEKWSEAEAAARNISSLDQLESKLKLAEVCLAKGDFPKGLEYIGAIGEHPNVTPPYMIRAVLLSSQIMCASSSPDNGTAIVTNCIMRLCSALELATQNYLSYYKALVKMNLANVQLSMGLPILALNLVEDTIPTILGHGGCYDQGKAFMLYGKCLIASAPENPFEVRKEVILSGIKTLSKAQTFFTKVNAIAKVKSIVHLQAVFYNEIDLLSERNQCAFEFRQLDEQYLTTPTDPFLY from the exons ATGTCGATGAATGACAACCGGCTCTATATGatgaatgatatatttaatggAATGTCTAAGGAGTTCGTAACCGTTGACGGCAATGtgagaaaaattcaaaaagagACTCTCACTCCTTACAAAGTGGCAACTGTCATTCTGATTAAGGAATATTGTAATGACACTACAAGAG AGATCACAGAGAGACGTAACTTCTGTTTGgcatcattaaaattaattcag TCGGCAGACATGGAATTGGATGCCCTGCTGAATATGCTATACGAGCCAGAATATGCTTTACATCGATTTGCGGATCGGCTGGAAATAAATCTGGATGCCATACATGAGAAAGGAATTGACGAGCTgttggatttatttgataatcttCGCCGATTAATGGAATCTAAAGATCACGCATTAGCCTTACCAGCCTTAAGCAGAAACTCTGTTCTTGGGTTATACGTTCGTAGAATGCTTATTTTCTTTGAGAAATTAGCCTTTGATCAAGTAGTCGCTCTTTACAATGATATGGAAAAATATGTTGTGAAGAAAATCGACCTAGACAGTTCGGACATTTCTACAATCTCTAAGCAAGAAGATTTTGGTCCAGATAA TAAAGTAAAAACGATTTGGGGTGGAAGACAGGCAGAATTACTCGTAGCACAGCAGGCGCATGCTTTACAAACCGATGAACATAAAGCACTACCGCCGGTGGAGTTGCAGACCCTTGTACAAGATCTATTGAAGTCTAATCCTTATAACGCGGATGCA CATTATCTGAGTTATCTGAATTGTATCCGCGTGAACGACTTTTGTGGGGCGATAGACAGTCTCTATCACTGTTTTGACAGACTGGCACCTCTGGAGAACCGATCCACATCCGAGGATCGATCTCGTACTTTCCGATACGCAGCACTCAATTTGGCCGTTCTACACGCTCAGTTTAACCACAA GAAAGTCGCACAGTATGCTTTGAAAGAAGCTGTTAAATTAGCTCAAGAAGCTGGAGACAACGTGTGCTTGCAGCTCGCGCATTCTTGGATGTCTTATTTAACCAGCAAAGAAAATAA AGGGCCTCTGATAGAACGTTCAGTCGGCAAAGCAAGTTTGCTCGGAATCACGCATACAACAGGTTTAAGCCTTATTTCTCACGCGCACAGTTATGCCTTGGAAGCTAAGAATCCTCATCAAGTGTTTGAT attttgaTGAAATCAGACATGCTAAACTGTCAGCACTCGATGTCCGACTTGATGTCCATCACTTTTGGGGAAAAAGCAGCACTATGGGCATATTATGGTAAAACGGAAATGGCTTCTCTCTGCGCTCAATTGCTACTTCTTCATAATACGGGTGATAAGAAGCAGCACATGTTCAATGGACCGTCTACGTGTCAGGCTATCGTCACAGTCGCGAATATGTTGATCGAGTTCGGCGAATATAGTCTCGCCGAAGTTGTGCTGACACATGCTAAGGAAAGATTTCCTAACAGTCCTTGCAACCAG atTTGGATGTTGAGTGAACAATTGCATATATTTACACAACTGCTACGACAAGAAAAATGGAGCGAAGCGGAAGCAGCAGCTAGGAATATCTCCAGCTTAGATCAGTTGGAATCCAAACTCAA atTGGCCGAAGTTTGTCTGGCTAAAGGCGATTTTCCCAAAGGATTAGAGTACATCGGTGCTATCGGAGAACATCCGAACGTTACTCCGCCATATATGATACGCGCAGTGCTTCTTTCTAGTCAGATAATGTGCGCTTCGTCCTCGCCAGATAACGGGACAGCGATCGTtactaactgcataatgcgtCTTTGTTCAGCCTTGGAATTGGctacacaaaattatttgtcgTACTACAAAGCACTTGTCAAGATGAATCTTGCCAATGTAcaa TTGTCAATGGGTTTGCCTATATTAGCCTTGAACTTGGTGGAGGACACTATTCCCACGATCTTGGGTCATGGTGGTTGTTACGATCAAGGAAAAGCGTTTATGTTATATGGCAAGTGTCTTATAGCTTCGGCGCCAGAGAATCCTTTCGAAGTTCGAAAGGAGGTGATTCTAAGCGGAATAAAAACTCTGTCAAAGGCACAGACGTTCTTTACCAAGGTCAACGCCATTGCGAAAGTCAAAAGCATTGTGCATCTGCAAGCTGTTTTCTACAACGAAATTGATCTTCTATCTGAGCGAAATCAATGCGCCTTCGAGTTTCGTCAATTGGATGAGCAATACTTAACGACTCCTACCGATCcgtttttgtattaa